From Chaetodon trifascialis isolate fChaTrf1 chromosome 1, fChaTrf1.hap1, whole genome shotgun sequence, one genomic window encodes:
- the ddx21 gene encoding nucleolar RNA helicase 2 — MPTKIIFENEDQVMEEAVDTVAEGKPLKNKTNEGKKLKKKKQLEEQEEPDCEPPAPKKKKKKDKLAVDQVDEHTPEATDMNGNSNGVETPKQKTKKNKDGDTEKKKKKQNKAEGAANGHSTPNTPVQTPIQTPSPSSEESASDSDKETEETPEQREGAFSNFRISQVTINKLKARGVSYLFDIQVKAFNPVYDGEDVIAQARTGTGKTFSFAIPLVEKLQKESVEFTRGRAPKVLVLTPTRELAIQVAKDFKDIIKRLSITCFYGGSSYNPQIDAIRNGIDILVGTPGRIKDHIQNHKLDLSKLKHVVLDEVDQMLDMGFAEQVEEILASSYGKENDSNPQTLLFSATCPPWVYEVAKKYMKPGCKHIDLIGKKTQKAATTVEHLAIACHWSQRAAVLGDVIQVYSGSHGRTIVFCETKKEANELSMNTSIKQSAQSLHGDIPQKQRELTLKGFRNGAFEVLVATNVAARGLDIPEVDLVIQCSPPKDVESYIHRSGRTGRAGRTGVCICFYQRKEEDQLRYVENKAGITFKRVGVPTANDIIKSSSKDAVRFLDSVPVTAIGYFRASAEKLIEERGAVDALAAALAHISGATSLEQRSLLNSDAGYTTVQLVCSQEMHNLGYAWRTIKEQLGEEIENHIHRMTFLKGRTGVCFDVPVDKVKEIQENWKDGRRWQLTVATELPELEEKQFSNRGDRGFGGGNRGDRRGGFRGGRRNFGGNGGRGNSFRSGGGSGNNRGGHKRSFSQAFDY, encoded by the exons AATAAGACCAATGAGGgcaagaagctgaagaagaagaagcagttggaggagcaggaggaacctGACTGTGAACCTCCAGcaccaaagaagaaaaagaaaaaagacaaactggcaGTGGACCAAGTGGAcgaacacacacctgaggccACAGACATGAATGGTAACAGTAATGGTGTTGAAACACCAAAGCAAAAGACGAAGAAGAACAAGGACGGAGACACAGAG aaaaaaaagaagaagcaaaacaaagcagagggagCAGCCAATGGACATTCCACCCCAAACACCCCTGTGCAGACGCCCATCCAGACACCGTCCCCGTCAAGTGAAGAGTCAGCCAGCGACAGCGATAAAGAAACG gaGGAGACGCCGGAGCAGAGGGAAGGGGCCTTTTCCAACTTCAGGATCTCCCAAGTCACCATCAACAAACTAAAAG CTCGGGGAGTCTCTTACCTGTTTGACATTCAAGTGAAAGCATTTAATCCTGTATATGATGGAGAGGATGTAATTGCCCAAGCCcgaacaggaacaggaaagaCTTTCTCCTTTGCCATCCCtttggtggagaagctccagaaGGAGTCAGTAGAGTTCACCAGAGGCCGGGCTCCCAAG GTCCTGGTGTTAACGCCAACCAGAGAGTTAGCTATCCAGGTGGCTAAGGACTTCAAAGACATTATCAAGAGACTCTCTATCACCTGCTTCTATGGCGGAAGCTCGTACAACCCACAGA TCGATGCTATTCGTAATGGCATCGATATTTTGGTTGGAACCCCTGGTCGCATCAAAGACCACATCCAGAACCATAAACTGGACCTCTCTAAACTGAAACATGTTGTTCTGGATGAAGTGGACCAAATGTTGGACATGGGCTTTGCAGAACAGGTTGAAGAGATTTTGGCATCATCGTATGGGAAAG AAAACGACTCCAACCCGCAGACTCTTCTCTTTTCGGCTACCTGCCCCCCTTGGGTCTACGAGGTGGCCAAGAAGTACATGAAGCCAGGGTGCAAACACATTGACCTGATTggcaagaaaacacagaaagctgCAACAACTGTGGAA CATCTGGCCATCGCGTGCCACTGGTCACAGCGTGCAGCCGTGCTTGGCGATGTTATCCAGGTTTACAGCGGCAGCCACGGCAGAACCATTGTGTTCTGTGAGACGAAGAAAGAGGCCAACGAACTCTCTATGAACACGTCCATCaagcag agcgCCCAGTCCCTCCATGGCGATATTcctcagaaacagagagagttGACACTGAAGGGCTTCAGAAATGGAGCTTTTGAGGTTCTGGTTGCCACAAACGTTGCAGCTCGTGGGCTTGACATCCCTGAGGTTGATCTGGTGATCCAGTGTTCTCCACCCAAG GATGTGGAGTCATACATCCACCGCTCAGGACGTACAGGCCGAGCAGGCAGAACTGGAGTCTGCATCTGTTTCTACCAGCGGAAAGAAGAGGACCAGCTGCGCTACGTAGAAAACAAAGCA GGCATCACATTCAAACGAGTTGGGGTTCCCACTGCCAATGATATCATCAAGTCATCAAGCAAAGATGCTGTCAG GTTTCTGGACTCTGTTCCAGTCACAGCTATCGGGTACTTCAGAGCATCAGCTGAGAAGCTGATTGAGGAAAGAGGAGCAGTTGATGCACTAGCTGCCGCCCTGGCTCATATTTCTGGAGCCACAAGTCTCGAGCAGAGGTCACTGCTCAACTCTGATGct GGTTACACCACTGTGCAGTTGGTGTGTTCTCAGGAGATGCATAATCTGGGTTACGCCTGGAGAACCATCAAAGAGCAGCTTGGAGAAGAGATCGAGAACCACATTCACAGGATGACCTTCCTCAAAGGCAGAACA GGAGTTTGTTTTGATGTCCCAGTTGACAAAGTCAAGGAGATTCAG GAGAACTGGAAGGATGGCCGCCGTTGGCAGCTGACTGTAGCCACAGAGCTCccggagctggaggagaagcagtTCAGTAACCGTGGTGACCGAGGCTTTGGCGGTGGTAACCGCGgtgacagaagaggaggattcAGAGGTGGGAGGCGTAATTTTGGTGGAAACGGTGGCCGTGGTAACAGCTTCCGGAGTGGCGGTGGCTCTGGCAACAACAGAGGAGGACACAAACGCAGCTTCAGCCAAGCGTTTGATTACTGA